One part of the Palaemon carinicauda isolate YSFRI2023 chromosome 23, ASM3689809v2, whole genome shotgun sequence genome encodes these proteins:
- the LOC137617040 gene encoding blastula protease 10-like: MVLRVLLLVSSLFQFTLEQEVTETPLPPNPDDDILPGIRVVGPEEEPDYDYLADLPDFPKNMSNFGGIALTQDTYRALFVRRSPLSKDLLWTADKSYYMPEVPYGFTASGSEHREFFREALKVWERGTCVTFRPYLEGRDPHILGFAIENTCSVHLGKQKTHLQYLIISDECSSKEDIVRSIGVTLGFLHQRLRSDRDDYITINDPAIQPDKKHLFQKVSNLSYVTYGIPFDYTSIMQNPSQIYSKDGTPTMIAKDIQYQGLIGRSKGELSFYDKKLVNTHYRCISRWMKDCNIHEGKCQNGGYIGSDCHCVCPSGTGGSDCQEVREDYYKSKLPSCNLEITEPTRVWTPGFPFSMKPGTWCVYQINAPEGNTITLNFTKFHFEQSAPNCTEASLTTMAGNSIESICELAEDSELTYPSPLVLYLDVRNSGSNGFIVDIKFSEQTSKSTRNNSSLLSIIAILFTYLFMASLVE; the protein is encoded by the exons ATGGTACTGCGAGTATTACTGCTGGTGTCTTCATTGTTCCAGTTTACCTTGGAGCAAGAG GTCACCGAAACTCCTCTACCACCTAACCCCGATGATGATATCCTTCCAGGAATCCGG GTAGTAGGACCCGAAGAGGAACCAGATTACGATTACCTGGCCGACTTACCGGACTTTCCTAAAAACATGTCCAATTTCGGCGGGATTGCACTGACGCAAGATACCTACAGAGCTCTGTTCGTACGCCGTAGCCCTCTTAGCAAGGATCTGCTGTGGACTGCTGACAAAAGTTATTACATGCCTGAAGTACCTTATGGATTTACAGCTTCGG GCAGTGAACACAGGGAGTTCTTCAGGGAGGCCTTGAAAGTATGGGAGAGAGGCACTTGCGTCACATTTCGTCCGTACCTTGAAG ggAGAGATCCCCACATTCTGGGCTTCGCGATTGAAAACACCTGCAGCGTTCACCTGGGTAAACAGAAAACCCACTTACAATACCTCATTATTTCGGATGAATGTTCGAGT AAAGAGGATATCGTCAGGAGTATAGGCGTTACCCTCGGTTTTCTCCATCAAAGGTTGAGGAGTGACAGAGATGATTACATTACCATCAACGATCCAGCTATTCAACCCGACAAGAAACATCTATTTCAAAAAGTCAGCAACCTGTCCTACGTTACTTATGGCATTCCATTCGACTACACATCGATTATGCAAAATCCTTCCCAG ATCTACTCGAAAGACGGAACTCCCACCATGATAGCCAAGGACATCCAATACCAAGGACTCATCGGACGCTCCAAAGGCGAACTGTCCTTCTACGACAAGAAACTCGTCAACACTCATTATCGCTGCATTT CCAGGTGGATGAAGGACTGCAACATACACGAAGGTAAATGCCAGAATGGGGGATACATAGGAAGTGATTGCCACTGCGTCTGTCCTTCGGGAACGGGTGGGAGTGACTGCCAAGAAGTGAGGGAAGACTACTATA AGAGCAAGTTACCATCCTGTAATCTCGAAATTACCGAACCAACCCGTGTATGGACGCCAGGTTTTCCCTTTAGTATGAAGCCAG GAACATGGTGTGTCTACCAGATCAATGCTCCCGAAGGCAACACAATCACGCTCAATTTCACAAAATTTCACTTTGAACAGTCTGCGCCCAACTGCACTGAAGCTAGTCTCACCACTATGGCTGGTAACTCTATTGAAAG CATCTGCGAACTGGCAGAAGACAGTGAACTGACCTACCCAAGTCCTTTGGTGTTGTACCTAGACGTCAGGAACTCAGGATCCAACGGATTCATCGTGGATATAAAGTTCTCAGAGCAGACGTCGAAGTCAACCAGAAACAACTCGAGTCTTTTGTCAATAATAGCTATTCTTTTCACATACCTTTTCATGGCCAGTCTCGtagagtga